One window from the genome of bacterium encodes:
- a CDS encoding methyl-accepting chemotaxis protein produces GTTLGREGVEAMSQIKDRVGDIARKTLFLGEKSHEIGKVMEIIKEIASEIHLLALNAAIESAAAGEHGRRFAVVASEVRRLAEKTRESTETIRGIIAEIQSATNSSVEATEQGTKEVEHWKETIRLSSEAFSQIIETIERTSEASTQISLATHQQTSANEQVVQAMRQIEEMVRLAASQMKESSASASRLREMAGKLQEKAAVFQV; encoded by the coding sequence CGGGGACGACGCTGGGCCGCGAGGGCGTCGAGGCGATGTCGCAGATCAAGGACCGTGTGGGGGACATCGCCCGGAAGACGCTCTTCCTGGGGGAGAAGTCGCACGAGATCGGGAAGGTGATGGAGATCATCAAGGAGATCGCGAGCGAGATCCACCTGCTGGCGCTGAACGCGGCGATCGAGTCCGCGGCGGCGGGGGAGCACGGCCGGCGGTTCGCGGTGGTGGCGTCGGAGGTTCGCCGCCTGGCGGAGAAGACGCGGGAGTCGACGGAGACGATCCGGGGGATCATCGCGGAGATCCAGTCGGCGACGAACAGCTCGGTGGAGGCGACGGAACAGGGGACGAAGGAAGTGGAGCATTGGAAGGAGACGATCCGCCTGTCGTCGGAGGCGTTTTCGCAGATCATCGAGACGATCGAGCGGACGTCGGAGGCGAGCACGCAGATCTCCCTGGCGACGCACCAGCAGACGAGCGCGAACGAGCAGGTGGTGCAGGCGATGCGCCAGATCGAGGAGATGGTGCGGCTGGCGGCGTCGCAGATGAAGGAGTCGTCGGCCTCGGCGTCGCGCCTGCGGGAGATGGCGGGGAAGCTCCAGGAAAAAGCGGCCGTCTTCCAGGTATAG
- a CDS encoding hybrid sensor histidine kinase/response regulator encodes MGEEKKIDLSQFREKFAREAKSRLGRLNGGLVYLGKNPGDGKLEADILREAHTLKGAARMLGFSKISELSQRFEEALTRRRDKTILANQDLTDALFVTLDTLSRLVDGLSQPPREAIDIEPVLDRLKLAQVPVEASVPCEGAAPAVAAPAAPAPAAGAAASASSRTGYADLGTATRVDPARLETISNLLTNAVAHHQREIELRERLADLGLFYRRAAAGLLAAVRDGLSQGEFSPAFARRVVSLIEEGKTAFLEGGTQRSELKRRESVVSAALSQNLEELRSEVMAIRMVPLLPLFDSFHPMAGALARELGKDVEVLIRGGKTEIDRKVAEALGEPLTHILRNAVDHGIEPPAERENAGKPRKGRIVITATPKKGRVVLEVEDDGRGIDPNEVREAAIRKGMISEKAAWRLDDRELVDFVFRTGFSTAKTMTGISGLGIGMDVVRATAERFNGTSEVHSNPGKGTRVVMELPFSMAVSRVLLFLSGDQYFALPIMHADGVHSFADRDVITVEGRKSLRIGEIPVPLVWLSRLLGLPDAREPGGSYLAVMVRQSGKRIALVIDQVEGESEVVVRDFGKYLGKVPLFMGSTILGTGEVALLLDVYDLVSAVRLRAETSPEGVGEGKRPVIDADILVVDDSLLVRDMQQRILFSSGYRVETASGGKAALDRMSGKRFHVVVAGARMAGMDGIQLLAEARKTDYMRDLPFILVASNEHREDLVRARAAGAKGCVTREEFTPDRMAAMIGSILGRGAGG; translated from the coding sequence ATGGGCGAAGAGAAGAAAATCGACCTGTCGCAGTTCCGGGAAAAGTTCGCCCGGGAAGCGAAGTCCCGCCTCGGGCGGCTGAACGGGGGGCTCGTCTACCTCGGGAAGAACCCGGGAGACGGGAAACTCGAGGCCGACATCCTTCGGGAGGCGCACACGCTGAAGGGCGCCGCGCGGATGCTCGGTTTCTCGAAGATCTCGGAACTGTCGCAACGGTTCGAGGAAGCGCTGACGCGCCGCAGGGACAAGACGATCCTGGCCAACCAGGACCTGACCGATGCCCTGTTCGTAACCCTCGACACGCTGTCGAGGCTGGTGGACGGCCTCTCGCAGCCTCCCCGGGAGGCGATCGACATCGAACCGGTCCTCGACCGGCTGAAGCTGGCGCAGGTCCCCGTGGAAGCGTCCGTTCCGTGCGAAGGGGCGGCTCCGGCGGTCGCCGCACCCGCTGCGCCCGCCCCTGCGGCGGGCGCCGCCGCATCGGCCTCCTCCCGCACCGGGTACGCCGATCTCGGGACCGCGACACGGGTGGATCCGGCACGCCTCGAGACGATCTCGAATCTCCTGACGAACGCCGTTGCCCACCACCAGCGGGAAATAGAGCTGCGGGAGCGGCTCGCCGACCTCGGGTTGTTCTACCGCCGGGCGGCTGCGGGCCTGCTCGCCGCCGTCCGGGACGGCCTCTCCCAGGGAGAGTTCTCCCCCGCGTTTGCCCGCAGGGTCGTCTCCTTGATCGAGGAGGGGAAGACGGCGTTCCTGGAGGGCGGGACCCAGAGGTCGGAACTGAAACGCCGCGAGAGCGTCGTGTCCGCGGCGCTGTCGCAGAACCTCGAGGAGCTCCGGTCGGAGGTCATGGCCATCCGGATGGTTCCGCTCCTGCCGCTGTTCGACTCGTTCCATCCCATGGCGGGGGCGCTGGCGAGGGAGCTGGGGAAGGACGTGGAGGTGCTGATCCGCGGCGGAAAGACCGAGATCGACCGGAAGGTGGCCGAGGCCCTCGGCGAGCCGCTGACCCACATCCTGCGGAACGCGGTCGACCACGGCATCGAGCCCCCGGCGGAGCGGGAGAACGCGGGGAAGCCGCGGAAAGGCCGGATCGTGATCACCGCGACGCCGAAGAAGGGCCGGGTCGTCCTCGAGGTGGAGGACGACGGCCGCGGAATCGACCCGAACGAGGTTCGCGAGGCGGCGATCCGAAAGGGGATGATCAGCGAGAAGGCCGCGTGGCGGCTGGACGACCGGGAACTGGTCGACTTCGTGTTTCGCACCGGCTTCAGCACCGCGAAGACGATGACCGGCATCTCCGGTCTCGGCATCGGGATGGACGTGGTCCGGGCAACGGCCGAGCGGTTCAACGGGACCTCGGAGGTTCACTCCAACCCGGGAAAGGGGACCCGGGTGGTCATGGAGCTCCCGTTCAGCATGGCGGTCTCCCGGGTCCTTCTCTTCCTCTCCGGCGATCAATATTTCGCCCTCCCGATCATGCACGCCGACGGGGTCCACTCGTTCGCGGACCGCGACGTCATCACGGTGGAGGGGCGGAAGTCCCTTCGCATCGGCGAGATCCCGGTTCCGCTCGTCTGGCTGAGCCGGCTCCTCGGTCTTCCCGATGCCCGCGAGCCCGGCGGCAGTTACCTCGCGGTGATGGTCCGGCAGTCCGGGAAGCGGATCGCCCTGGTGATCGACCAGGTCGAGGGGGAGAGCGAAGTCGTCGTCCGGGACTTCGGGAAGTACCTCGGGAAGGTTCCCCTGTTCATGGGGTCGACCATACTCGGAACCGGCGAGGTGGCGCTGCTGCTGGACGTCTACGACCTCGTGTCGGCGGTGCGACTGCGCGCGGAGACGTCTCCCGAGGGAGTGGGGGAGGGGAAGCGGCCCGTGATCGACGCCGACATCCTCGTCGTGGACGATTCCCTTCTCGTCCGGGACATGCAGCAGCGGATCCTCTTCTCCTCGGGCTACCGGGTGGAGACGGCGTCCGGGGGGAAGGCCGCGCTTGACCGGATGTCGGGGAAGAGGTTCCACGTCGTCGTCGCCGGCGCCCGGATGGCCGGGATGGACGGCATCCAGCTGCTCGCGGAAGCGCGAAAGACCGACTACATGAGAGACCTCCCCTTCATCCTCGTCGCATCGAACGAGCACCGGGAGGACCTGGTGCGGGCGAGGGCGGCGGGCGCGAAGGGGTGCGTGACGCGGGAGGAGTTTACTCCCGACCGGATGGCCGCGATGATCGGGAGCATCCTCGGACGAGGCGCCGGAGGATGA
- the cheB gene encoding chemotaxis-specific protein-glutamate methyltransferase CheB, whose amino-acid sequence MTPSPVPAHPVRLLVVDDSPSIRAVIRAMLEGDPGIQIVGEAGTGVEAVAMARTLRPGVILMDVQMPEMDGIEATERIMASDAVPIIAFSAFTWGGEAKASIEMLAAGALDVMAKPDLGGAGEVRDCSRVLRKKIRSASCVVVVRHLRRTVAASRERRVPAGPSDGTRFEALGVGASTGGPTALRELFSRLPADFPIPILVVQHITAGFTAGFVEWLRQQTALEVRVANEEDRAAPGSILIAPEGRQLEVIPGGAVRATSRKANGVHLPSADTLLSSLASAYGPKCIGVLLTGMGSDGAEGLLDIRRAGGFTLAQDEETCVVFGMPREAVRRGAVIQSMAPASMAELLRRMAERSRRREGGDHV is encoded by the coding sequence ATGACGCCCTCTCCGGTACCGGCACATCCCGTCCGCCTCCTGGTCGTCGACGACTCCCCGTCCATACGCGCCGTCATCCGGGCGATGTTGGAGGGAGACCCCGGGATCCAGATCGTCGGCGAGGCGGGCACCGGCGTTGAGGCCGTGGCGATGGCGCGGACGCTTCGCCCCGGCGTGATCCTGATGGACGTCCAGATGCCGGAGATGGACGGGATCGAGGCGACCGAGAGGATCATGGCCTCGGATGCCGTCCCCATCATCGCTTTTTCCGCGTTTACCTGGGGAGGAGAGGCGAAGGCCTCCATCGAGATGCTGGCCGCCGGGGCGCTCGACGTGATGGCGAAGCCGGACCTCGGCGGCGCGGGAGAGGTGAGGGACTGCTCCCGGGTCCTGCGGAAGAAGATCCGGTCCGCTTCCTGTGTCGTGGTGGTGCGGCACCTGCGAAGGACCGTCGCGGCCTCCCGCGAGCGGAGAGTGCCCGCGGGCCCGTCCGACGGGACGCGCTTCGAGGCGCTGGGCGTCGGCGCCTCGACGGGCGGTCCGACGGCGCTGCGCGAACTGTTCTCCCGGCTGCCGGCCGACTTCCCGATCCCGATCCTCGTCGTGCAGCACATCACCGCCGGGTTCACCGCGGGGTTCGTCGAGTGGCTCCGGCAGCAAACCGCCCTCGAGGTCCGGGTCGCGAACGAGGAGGATCGCGCAGCGCCGGGATCGATCCTGATCGCCCCGGAAGGACGGCAGCTCGAGGTGATTCCCGGCGGCGCGGTCCGGGCGACCTCCAGGAAGGCGAACGGAGTGCATCTCCCGTCGGCGGATACGCTCCTGTCCTCCCTCGCTTCCGCCTACGGGCCGAAATGCATCGGCGTTCTCCTCACCGGGATGGGATCGGACGGCGCCGAGGGGCTCCTCGACATCCGTCGTGCCGGGGGATTCACCCTCGCGCAGGACGAGGAGACGTGCGTCGTCTTCGGGATGCCCCGGGAGGCCGTTCGCAGGGGCGCGGTCATCCAGTCGATGGCCCCGGCGTCCATGGCGGAGCTCCTGCGGCGAATGGCCGAACGGTCCAGGCGCCGGGAGGGGGGCGATCATGTCTGA
- a CDS encoding diguanylate cyclase: MSDTFRVLLVDDSETVIEMLSWLLGSSGYEIETAGDGVKGVQAAFRRVPDLVVMSTRLPRLDGIQACRLLKAEPATRDVPVILLTSEEEGADRLHATHAGADRCLLRDVSPEEALPAVRECLAGKVPRPESGDDPGIEPPDDIEILSQVNGVLEATLFEASLLNEIAHVGRDVDDFDATARELFRLLREIVPVEAMGAVFSDGVYSEGVSVFPDEAGDPLQAEVRWKTERLRDEAGVPFAPDRVTWTGIKGGFRGSGAGVPGSLAPRAVCTVRAGEMVKGLMAVYSGIEGPAPAGAVAKNTLLRQAFMVLENAWLYRQIARISVTDGLTGLTNVRHFREQAQREHFRAQRHNDPYSVLMMDIDHFKKVNDVFGHPVGDTVLREMAAIFREAVRLTDLPARYGGEEFVVLLPRTRLPEAAVVGERIREAVERKVFAAPSPMIRCTVSVGIADYLPGGEETEKTVIGRADQALYSAKRAGRNRVECSPAKEAR, translated from the coding sequence ATGTCTGACACGTTCCGCGTTCTCCTGGTGGACGATAGCGAGACCGTCATCGAGATGCTCTCCTGGCTCCTCGGCTCGTCGGGGTACGAGATCGAAACGGCCGGCGACGGGGTGAAGGGGGTGCAGGCCGCTTTCCGGCGTGTCCCGGACCTCGTGGTGATGTCGACCCGGCTTCCCCGGCTGGACGGCATCCAGGCATGCCGCCTGCTCAAGGCCGAGCCCGCGACCCGGGATGTCCCGGTGATCCTGCTCACGTCGGAGGAAGAGGGGGCGGACCGGCTCCACGCGACCCATGCGGGCGCGGACCGTTGCCTGTTGCGGGACGTCTCCCCGGAGGAAGCATTGCCCGCGGTCCGGGAGTGTCTTGCGGGAAAGGTGCCGCGTCCGGAAAGCGGAGACGATCCGGGAATCGAACCTCCGGACGACATCGAAATACTATCGCAGGTCAACGGTGTTCTTGAGGCGACCCTGTTCGAGGCGAGCTTGTTGAACGAGATCGCGCACGTCGGCCGCGATGTGGACGACTTCGATGCGACGGCCAGGGAGTTGTTCCGTCTTCTCCGGGAAATCGTCCCCGTCGAGGCGATGGGGGCGGTTTTCTCCGACGGCGTTTATTCGGAAGGCGTTTCCGTCTTCCCCGACGAAGCGGGGGATCCCCTGCAGGCGGAGGTCCGGTGGAAGACGGAGCGGCTTCGCGACGAGGCCGGCGTTCCCTTCGCCCCGGACCGGGTGACGTGGACCGGCATCAAGGGGGGGTTCCGCGGCTCCGGCGCCGGTGTGCCCGGATCGCTTGCGCCCCGGGCCGTCTGCACGGTCCGTGCGGGGGAAATGGTCAAGGGGCTCATGGCCGTGTACTCGGGAATCGAGGGGCCGGCGCCCGCCGGCGCCGTGGCGAAGAACACCCTCCTGCGGCAGGCGTTCATGGTCCTCGAAAACGCATGGCTGTACCGGCAGATCGCGCGGATCTCCGTGACGGACGGGCTGACGGGGCTCACGAACGTCCGCCACTTCCGGGAACAGGCGCAGCGGGAGCACTTCAGGGCGCAACGCCACAACGATCCATACTCCGTCCTGATGATGGATATCGACCATTTCAAGAAGGTCAACGACGTTTTCGGCCATCCCGTCGGAGACACCGTCCTTCGGGAAATGGCCGCGATTTTCCGGGAGGCGGTCCGCCTCACCGACCTTCCCGCCCGGTACGGCGGCGAGGAATTCGTCGTCCTCCTTCCCCGGACCCGGCTCCCCGAGGCGGCCGTCGTGGGAGAACGGATCCGGGAAGCGGTGGAACGGAAGGTGTTCGCCGCGCCGTCGCCGATGATCCGCTGCACCGTGAGCGTCGGCATAGCGGATTACCTCCCGGGAGGGGAGGAGACGGAGAAGACCGTGATCGGGCGCGCCGATCAGGCCCTTTATTCCGCCAAGCGCGCCGGGCGAAACCGCGTCGAATGCAGTCCCGCGAAAGAGGCGCGATGA
- a CDS encoding CheR family methyltransferase — MTPVRARAPISPELLNMLRNLVEVESGVVLNDAKLSHLAAVVRGRMENLGIGEGPEYLAFVSEGEGSAAERRELVAALLVGETSFFRTPALFRAFEEAILPGLIERRLAPPLPVWCAGCATGEEAYSIAIAALEGTGVPCAVPVTVRATDLHPRFLDVAREGIYAEPTLRDLPERIRERYFEPLGGGRYRVAEEVRRLVDFGEMNLIDFLSAPRQSARYAAIFCRNVMIYFGTDTTRRLVERFHECLFDGGVLFLGHSETLWGISEVFRLEQREKVFYYRKSRVESHPPRPAAVPHPSRVVPPRAVPRAEPPPPRPMAESSPAMKLVLSAERLADEGRVEDAVAMCRQAAALDPGCPEAEYLMAFILRGRGRHAEALYHAERALERDPRFVFAEMEAAECLCGMGRSGEAGLRWKGILRAVEGKVHLPRLSVGAGTSPETLRQYVLSRLPR, encoded by the coding sequence ATGACCCCGGTGCGCGCGCGAGCCCCCATCTCCCCGGAGCTTCTCAACATGCTGCGGAACCTGGTCGAAGTGGAGAGCGGCGTCGTGCTGAACGACGCGAAGCTCTCGCATCTCGCCGCCGTGGTCCGGGGACGGATGGAGAACCTCGGGATCGGCGAGGGGCCGGAGTACCTCGCGTTCGTATCGGAAGGAGAAGGATCGGCGGCGGAGCGGCGCGAGCTCGTGGCGGCCCTTCTCGTGGGGGAGACTTCCTTCTTCCGCACCCCCGCCTTGTTCCGTGCTTTCGAAGAGGCGATTCTCCCGGGATTGATCGAACGAAGGCTCGCTCCTCCGCTTCCCGTCTGGTGCGCGGGATGCGCCACGGGAGAGGAGGCATACTCGATCGCCATCGCCGCCCTCGAAGGAACCGGAGTGCCGTGCGCGGTTCCGGTGACCGTTCGCGCGACGGATCTCCACCCTCGATTCCTCGATGTGGCCCGCGAGGGGATCTACGCGGAACCAACGTTGCGGGATCTTCCCGAGAGGATCCGGGAGCGGTACTTCGAGCCGCTGGGGGGCGGCCGGTACCGCGTGGCGGAGGAGGTACGGCGGCTGGTCGATTTCGGGGAGATGAACCTGATCGATTTTCTTTCGGCTCCCCGCCAATCCGCGCGGTACGCGGCGATCTTCTGCAGGAACGTGATGATCTACTTCGGAACGGACACCACGCGACGGCTCGTCGAGCGGTTTCATGAATGTCTCTTCGACGGCGGAGTCCTCTTCCTCGGGCACTCCGAAACGTTGTGGGGGATTTCCGAGGTGTTCCGGCTGGAGCAGCGGGAGAAGGTTTTCTATTATCGCAAGTCGCGCGTGGAGAGCCACCCGCCTCGTCCCGCCGCCGTGCCCCATCCCTCCAGGGTCGTCCCGCCGCGGGCCGTGCCCCGCGCGGAGCCTCCTCCTCCCCGCCCCATGGCCGAATCCTCTCCCGCGATGAAACTCGTCCTTTCGGCGGAGCGCCTGGCCGACGAGGGGCGCGTCGAGGATGCCGTCGCGATGTGCCGCCAGGCGGCCGCCCTTGATCCGGGGTGCCCGGAGGCCGAATACCTGATGGCGTTCATTCTCCGCGGCCGCGGACGGCACGCGGAGGCGCTCTACCACGCCGAGCGCGCCCTCGAACGGGACCCGCGGTTCGTCTTCGCGGAGATGGAGGCGGCGGAGTGCCTCTGCGGGATGGGGAGGTCCGGGGAGGCGGGGCTGCGGTGGAAGGGGATCCTGCGCGCCGTGGAGGGGAAGGTGCACCTCCCGCGCCTTTCGGTGGGGGCCGGGACCTCCCCGGAAACGCTGCGCCAATACGTTCTCTCCCGTCTTCCGCGATGA
- a CDS encoding GNAT family N-acetyltransferase, producing MIDLDRYPREITLRSGVTLVFRPMGRDDVDRLWLFFQQVPPEDRMFFRQDVSRREVVQHWADTLDYGLVLPILALDGDRVVGDATLHRQKTGWKQRVGVVRVQIAADFRHRGLGTAMVRELRHLGEKSALYYLMAEVIEEQPSAVRAFERMGFFRAATFPSFVNDQGGGLHNLLVLLYRMYSSSDDLHC from the coding sequence ATGATCGATCTCGACCGGTACCCGAGGGAGATCACCCTGCGAAGCGGGGTGACGCTGGTTTTCCGGCCGATGGGCCGGGACGACGTCGACCGGCTCTGGCTTTTTTTCCAGCAGGTCCCTCCCGAGGACAGGATGTTCTTCCGCCAGGACGTGAGCCGCCGCGAGGTGGTGCAGCATTGGGCGGACACGCTCGACTACGGCCTCGTCCTCCCGATCCTCGCGCTCGACGGGGACCGGGTCGTGGGGGACGCCACGCTGCATCGCCAGAAGACGGGGTGGAAGCAGCGGGTCGGGGTGGTGCGGGTCCAGATCGCCGCCGATTTCCGGCACCGCGGTCTCGGGACCGCGATGGTCCGCGAACTGCGCCACCTCGGGGAGAAATCCGCCCTGTATTACCTCATGGCCGAGGTGATCGAGGAGCAGCCGTCCGCGGTTCGCGCCTTCGAGAGGATGGGCTTCTTCCGCGCCGCGACGTTCCCGAGCTTCGTCAACGACCAGGGGGGGGGGCTGCACAACCTGCTGGTCCTGCTGTACCGGATGTACTCCTCATCGGATGACCTCCACTGCTGA
- a CDS encoding APC family permease: MENDSLYRRVKRVLFGAPRDLFDPKIFHHISLIAFFAWVGLGADGITSSCYGPEEAYLALGQHSVLAIFVAVMTVATILIVSGSYSQIIEAFPSGGGGYIVASKLLGEKAGVISGSALVIDYILTITMSVAAGTDAFFSILPARYLSLKLGFVTAVIVLLIWMNLRGIKESVAVFTPIFMVFMLGHIPLLLYAMGHHVADLPVVASAVSRDFHTTLGQVGWVGMAALLLRAFSMGGGTFTGIEAVSNSMQTLREPRVQTGKKAMLYMAVSLSFLAGGILLCYLLYKVGSVPGKTLNAVLFGRVIEDLWQGTGGKILLAVVLGSETALLFVAAQTGIIDGPQVLSNMALDYYVPRRFAHLSERLVRNYGVVFMGGMALLMLYISGGSVQYLVIMYSINVFLTFSLSQFGMVLHWWKDRKTEAKWKFGIAMNGVGFLLTGTVLCVTVWFKFAAGGWVTLLITGLFVAGSLAIRRHYRGAQESMRRLDDLLLALPPVTVPAVQEPVVRRQASTAVIMVSGYNGLGMHVFFSVVKQFPGMFRNFVFISAGIVDTSVFKGAAEVENLAHNLKEQLEKYVEFVKGHGYYAEARILVGTDAIESVTHIAEEVVKDFPNLCVFAGKLVFKEENLLSRLLHNQTAFMAQKRLVFAGLPMIVMPIRVL, encoded by the coding sequence ATGGAAAACGATTCTCTGTACCGGAGGGTGAAGCGCGTCCTGTTCGGGGCCCCCCGGGACCTGTTCGACCCGAAGATCTTCCACCACATTTCCCTGATCGCCTTCTTCGCCTGGGTGGGGCTGGGCGCGGACGGGATCACCTCCTCGTGCTACGGTCCGGAGGAGGCGTACCTCGCCCTCGGGCAGCACTCGGTGCTCGCCATCTTCGTCGCGGTGATGACGGTGGCGACGATCCTCATCGTCTCCGGCAGCTACTCGCAGATCATCGAGGCGTTCCCCTCCGGCGGCGGCGGGTACATCGTCGCTTCGAAGCTCCTCGGGGAGAAGGCGGGGGTGATCTCCGGGTCGGCGCTGGTCATCGACTACATCCTTACGATCACCATGTCCGTCGCGGCGGGGACGGACGCCTTCTTCAGCATCCTCCCGGCCCGGTATCTGTCCCTCAAGCTCGGATTCGTCACCGCGGTGATCGTCCTCCTCATCTGGATGAACCTGCGGGGGATCAAGGAGTCCGTCGCCGTCTTCACCCCCATCTTCATGGTGTTCATGCTCGGCCACATCCCGTTGCTCCTGTACGCGATGGGGCACCACGTCGCGGACCTGCCGGTCGTCGCGTCCGCGGTGTCCCGGGATTTCCACACCACCCTGGGACAGGTCGGGTGGGTGGGGATGGCCGCCCTGCTGCTGCGCGCCTTCTCGATGGGCGGCGGGACCTTCACCGGGATCGAAGCGGTCTCCAACTCGATGCAGACGCTGCGGGAGCCCCGCGTCCAGACGGGGAAGAAGGCGATGCTCTACATGGCGGTCTCCCTGTCGTTCCTCGCGGGGGGGATCCTCCTGTGCTACCTCTTGTACAAGGTCGGAAGCGTCCCTGGGAAGACGCTGAACGCCGTCCTCTTCGGGAGGGTGATCGAGGACCTCTGGCAGGGGACCGGCGGCAAGATCCTCCTGGCGGTCGTGCTCGGGTCGGAGACGGCCCTCCTGTTCGTGGCGGCCCAGACCGGCATCATCGACGGCCCGCAGGTCCTCTCCAACATGGCGCTCGACTACTACGTCCCCCGCCGCTTCGCGCACCTCTCCGAGCGGCTGGTCCGCAACTACGGAGTGGTGTTCATGGGCGGCATGGCGCTTCTCATGCTGTACATCTCCGGCGGGTCGGTCCAGTACCTCGTCATCATGTACTCCATCAACGTCTTCCTCACCTTCTCCCTCTCCCAGTTCGGCATGGTCCTGCACTGGTGGAAGGACCGGAAGACGGAGGCGAAGTGGAAGTTCGGGATCGCCATGAACGGCGTCGGGTTCCTGCTGACGGGGACGGTCCTCTGCGTCACCGTCTGGTTCAAGTTCGCGGCCGGAGGGTGGGTGACGCTTCTCATCACCGGCCTGTTCGTCGCGGGGAGCCTCGCCATCCGGCGTCACTACCGGGGCGCCCAGGAGAGCATGCGGCGCCTGGACGACCTGCTCCTGGCGCTTCCCCCGGTGACGGTTCCCGCGGTGCAGGAGCCGGTGGTGCGGCGGCAGGCCTCCACGGCGGTCATCATGGTCTCCGGGTACAACGGCCTCGGGATGCACGTCTTTTTCTCCGTCGTCAAGCAGTTCCCCGGGATGTTCCGGAACTTCGTCTTCATCTCCGCGGGGATCGTCGACACGAGCGTGTTCAAGGGGGCGGCGGAGGTCGAGAACCTGGCGCACAACCTCAAGGAGCAGCTCGAGAAGTACGTGGAGTTCGTGAAGGGGCACGGCTACTACGCGGAGGCCCGGATCCTGGTGGGGACGGATGCCATCGAGTCGGTCACCCACATTGCCGAGGAGGTGGTGAAGGACTTCCCCAACCTCTGCGTCTTCGCCGGCAAGCTCGTCTTCAAGGAGGAGAACCTGCTCTCCCGTCTCCTTCACAACCAGACCGCGTTCATGGCGCAGAAACGGCTGGTGTTCGCGGGCCTCCCGATGATCGTGATGCCGATCCGCGTCCTTTGA